The sequence gtatgctaacatgttaggtgttacttaggacatagtacaattacatagtaacacagcatacattaacatgccatttaataatgtgtacatttctttttagaacatcatggtgatgaggatgatgagtatgatgaggatgacgccacagaagagactgaaatacaatcatgtgaccatgaagaggtgccaatagaaactgttgtaccgccaaatcgtccatcaacttccacatacgatgcaattgtagcttcagagggaaaaatagtggacgcagaaaatcgtcgccattcagacatgatgacagtgctggaaaggatgattggactgcaggaagaaacagtatcacaattggcacatctccacagagtcttcattgaagtgcctaaacagttgcaaaaaatcaacacctcattcgaagcattagttgttcagcaaacacaagctaattactggagaatgactaatgtaccacaattcaacacctcccagccaggatctgttcatgcaggtcagttttcaccacattcatctgatattcattcaccaggcccaaatgttaccggtcaagtagcagacattgctgtgcaggttcctgatgacatcctaccgctgccatctgtacaaattcagcagcagacacctacaaaggaggcgacaaaaacaaaacaagacacacatgaaacagaccaaccatcacttgtgcagtgtctaccaacttgctcacatgtgtcactgggcacaagccctgtccgtgaacagtcactacccaaaagccctgtaggtgaatcgctgcccaaaagccctgtaggtgagtcgctgcccaaaagccctgtaggtgagtcgctgcccaaaagccctgtaggtgaatcgctgcccaaaagccctgtaggtgaatcgctgcccaaaagccctgtaggtgaatcactgcccaaaagccctgtaggtgagtcactggccacaagccctgtaggtgagtcactggccacaagccccgtaggtgaacagtcactggccacaagccctgcccgtgaagtgccagaggccactcaaagtggctctgttgtgcctaaagttggtggcaaaagaaaaaggaaaattcaagagacaacaagcaggcctgttactcgctcgcaaaaggaacaaaaaaaataaatgttataattcagaaaatatgtctttggccttgttttgttgacttcagattatctaattactattgtatgtatgctgaagactgtgttgtttccaaactttcaactatgttcttgtacacgtgaagttttggaaatgttaacactcataattaattgtgttataaatatttatgttgtaatcgtctgttcagtaatggtccaccaggagccagttgctaagtttagagaagctgccattgactt comes from Ascaphus truei isolate aAscTru1 chromosome 4, aAscTru1.hap1, whole genome shotgun sequence and encodes:
- the LOC142492429 gene encoding uncharacterized protein LOC142492429; protein product: MEQVSSPGSASSTLLEEHHGDEDDEYDEDDATEETEIQSCDHEEVPIETVVPPNRPSTSTYDAIVASEGKIVDAENRRHSDMMTVLERMIGLQEETVSQLAHLHRVFIEVPKQLQKINTSFEALVVQQTQANYWRMTNVPQFNTSQPGSVHAGQFSPHSSDIHSPGPNVTGQVADIAVQVPDDILPLPSVQIQQQTPTKEATKTKQDTHETDQPSLVQCLPTCSHVSLGTSPVREQSLPKSPVGESLPKSPVGGRESRIRHMESQLKFVSE